The Flavobacterium sp. M31R6 nucleotide sequence ATTACAGCTTCGATTTGGTCTTCTTCTCCAGCGATCATTTTCTTGTTTCGGGCTATAGATTGCTTCATGAAGCTTCCGGATGATTGTGAAACAGGTCTTCTGGCTTCTTGATGCTGTTTGCAACTCGTCAATAAAACGGCAGCAAAAAAGGTAATTAGTAATACTTTAAAATAGTTCATGGGCTATTATATTTTTAATTTTTGTACTAAACTTTCAAATTTGTGTAGTGTTTCCTCCATTGATACTTCCGATTTTCCTCCGGCAGCATTGCTGTGTCCTCCACCTTGAAAATGATCTCTGGCAAATTGATTTACATCAAAATCACCTTGTGAGCGAAAAGAAATTTTGATGATTCCTTCTTCTTTATTTTCGATAAAAATAGCAGTAAAAACAATTCCTTTTATGCTTAAACCATAATTAACAATGCCTTCAGTGTCACCTTTTACATAATTAAAACTGTTTAATTCCTCTTGTGTCAATGAAGTGTAGGATGTTTTATGATCCATCATCACTTTCATGTTTTGTAAAGCACGACCCAATAGTTGCAAACGATTATAGGAACTATTGTCAAATAATAAGGTTGGGATCAAACTATTTTCGACTCCTAGGTCAATTAATTCGGCAATTATTCTATGAGTTGTTCCAGTAGTCTTTGGAAATCGGAACGAGCCAGAATCAGTTAGGATTCCTGTATAAATGCAAGTAGCAATTGTTTTATCGATATCTTGTTTTTTATCTAAAAAGGAAATGAAATTATACACCATTTCGCAAGTAGAACCAAATGCAACATCCGAATAGGTATAAGTAGCATAATCGTCTGGCCATTGATGATGGTCAATCATGATAAAAGGAGCGGTAAGTTTTTCTAAAACCTGTTCCATTTCGCCCACTCTGTGGAGTGCATTAAAATCCAAAGTAAAAATAAGTTCAGCTTCTTCTAGTATTTTGGTACAAAACTCTTTATCTTTTTCGTATATTTTAACCGTTTCGGAGCCTGGCATCCACGCTAGAAAATCGGGAAAATCATTTGGAGAAATCACTGTAGGATTGTGATTGTTTTTTATTAAAAAATGATATAATGCTAATGTTGAACCCATGGCGTCTCCGTCTGGACCTCTATGTGGAATTATGGCAATTTTTTTTGGAGTTGATAATAACAACTGTATCGCTTGTATGTCTTGTATATTCATAGTTTGCGAAATTACATTTTTTAAACTAAAAGTTGAAAGCTTTTAAGAAATTATAAAGAAATATAGACTATAGGTATTCTGATTTTTTTTTGCGCCTAAGACTTTAATGAAAAATTTATTTCGTTATCAGTTTAAATGGAATCACTATTTTTTTGGTTCAAAGCAAACTTAGAATTCCTGTGTTGAATTGTTTTTAATTACTGTCATAATCTTAGTAATCTCACTATTAAGATATCCTATTTTAGAATCGTATTTATCTGTGTTTTCATTTAATTTGTTATACGCAAGTTCGTATAATTCTGTCCGTAACTTACAATATTCAATTAAATTTTTGTTATTGATGTGAATTTTTTCAGGAAGATACAACTTGTCCAACTCTTTTATTAATTTAATGTTTTCTTCCCAATAATAAATGCCTCTATCTTTAATCATGTAAAGCATTTGTTCTTTTGAAGAACTAGAGCCATAAGCTTCTAATGCCATTTTTTCCATATCAACGAAATCTTGCATTCTGTTTTCATATTCCATTGTTTGATATATATACATTTTGGAGTTTCTACAAATGATTGACAAAGCTATAATAAGTGGGATTGATACGGAATAGATTGCAATTATTGCCTTTTTTCTTTGTCCATCCAAGAGTGCGAGTATAATGCCAAATAAGATTCCAGAAAGAAATCCTCCAATATGTGCTGCGCCATCTATCCCATCCTTGTAACCACTGAGTAGATTTATGGAAATTAAACTAATAAGAGGTAGTAATAAATTAGAATTTAATTTTTCGTCTAATTTTTTAAAAAGAACAAAAATTATTAAAATTCCACACAGTCCAAAAATGGCACCAGATGCTCCAGCACTAACTAAATTATCGTTCCAATATAAACTTGTAATACTGGCAAGTATTCCACAAAAAAGATAAGTAGTCAGTAGTTGCCATTTTTCCATGTAAGGTTCAAGCAGTAAGCCAATATAAGCTAAGCTGATACAATTCATGAAAAGATGAATAATTCCAAAATGAATGAAACAGGAAGAAAGTAATCTCCACCATTCATTTTCGGTAGTTAATGGGCCATAATTTCCACCCCAATCAATGATTTCCTGAATCTCGGGAATGAAAATATTGACTCCTAATAAGCCCATCAAAATAAAAATTAAGATGTTTAAATTGATAAGGATTGGGGTAATAAAATAATTTTTTGTTGGTATAAAAATAGAGAAGAATGAATAGAAGCGGTTTGTTTTTATGGCCTCTGTATTTTGATTAAGAATGTTGTTTTTTAGAGTAGTAATGTATTCAGAAAGCAAATTTTCAGAGAATTCTAAATTTTCATTTTGACTATCTGCTTCATAAAATAATTCTAAAAATGCTTCAATATTCTTCTTATTTCGACCTTTATCATAAATTTGGTTGCCATTACTAGAACTGATAAAATAGGCAGCTTCGGTTTCTATTGTAATATGAATTTTCTCATTCCAAGTGTTTTGAGAATTAACTGTTTCAAATGTTATTTCCTTTTTGTTAATCTCAATTAATTGCCAATTTAGTTTTTTGGAAATTTCAATAGCTTTGAAAATAAATTTATTTTTCGATAAATTGTTTAATGGTAGGCCGTGTAAAAAAGAAGAAGGGAATCCAAAAGCCATTTTTCTGATGATTAAGTTTGTAAAGTAACAATACTACAAAAAAAATCATAAATAAAGTGTAAAACATTTTTTTTAGGCTAAAGGTATTTCAATCCTTTTTTTCTAATGCTTTGATATAAAATAGATTTTGGACCTCTAACAATTTGAGATTTGTAAATCCCGATAGAGCCGGAAAAAAAGTAAGCAATGATACAGGCAATTCCGATGAAAACGCCACTTTCTATACCAAAAAGTTCCATTCCCATAACCGTACAAGCGATAGGAGTATGGGTTGCACCCGAAAACACGGCCACAAATCCCATTCCAGCCAATAAAGCTATCGGTAATGGGACAATTACAGATAAAGCACTTCCCAATGTTGCCCCAACAAAAAAGAGTGGGGTTACTTCGCCTCCCTTAAATCCAGCTCCAAGGGTAAAACCAGTAAAGAGGATTTTTAAAAGAAAATCATAAGGAGCATTATGAATGGAAAAAGCATCTACAATCATAGGAACTCCTAATCCAATATATTTTGTGGTGCCAATTAAATAAATTGATATGGCTAGAATAATTCCGCCTATGAAAGGTCTTAATGGTGGATAATTTATGTTCTTGGAAAATAATTTTCCCCAAAAATGGGTGCTTCTTGCAAAAAGTAAAGCGGCTAATCCAAACAAAATACTGGCGATAAGTATCCAAAATATAGCAGTGAAATTCATTTCGGGAACTGCAGGAATGCTATAATGAGTGTGTTTTATTTCCCAGAATTCAACGGTGAAATAAGCAATATAGGCTACCAGAAAAGAGCAGACAATACTTCTAAAATTAATTTTGTGAAAAAAAATAACTTCCAATGCGAATATCGCACCAGCTAGCGGTGTTCCAAAAACCGAAGCAAAGCCAGCGCTAATTCCCAGAATAATCAAGGTTCTTCTTTCGGAATGATTTAGTCTGAAAATATTGGTGCATAAATCGGCAATGGCACCACCCATTTGCACTGCAGTTCCTTCCCTGCCTGCTGAACCACCAAATAGATGCGTTATTAATGTGCCCAAAAGAACCAACGGCGCCATAAGGAACGGAATCTTTTTTTCGGGTTTATTGTACTCTTCCAATAATAGGTTGTTGCCTTTTGCAATTTTGGAATCAAAGTAAAAGTAACAATAGCCAATAAGTAAACCGCCAAAGGGCAGGAAACAAATAATCCAATTGTGATGATTTCGGACTTGGGTTACAAACTCTAATGAAACCAAGAAAAAAGCAGATGCCGATCCAGAAAAAATGCCTATCAAACAACAAATGAAAGTCCATTTGAGTGTGATAAGCATTATTTGTTTTATTTTTTCAAAATTCATCGATTGCGTTACTTTTTTTAAATAAATTTTATGCTAAAGTATTACAATTCATACTATTTTTTGAACTATTCTGATGCAATTGCTGTAAATTCTATTTCAACCAAGTATTCTGGAGCAACCAATTGGTTGATACCATAAAAACCGGTAGTGGGTTTTATGTCTTTGAAAAAAGTTGCATGTGCTTTTGCAACTTCTTCAAAAGTAGAAACATCGGTAGTGAAAATTCGGGTGCGGATCACGTCTTTCATTCCTACTTTAAGATCTTCCAATACTTTTTCGACTCTTTCCAAGATATTTAAGGTTTGTGCATATGCATCATCGGCTTTTACTTTTTCGCCGTCAACTATTGCAACAGTTCCGGATACTTCAATGATGTTTCCTATACGGACTGCACGACAATATCCCATTTTGTCTTCCCATGGTGACCCAGTTAAGATGTTTTCTCTTTTCATTATTTGGTTTTTTAGTTTTGTTAATTGCTGCTTAAAAGTATCTAAATCTAAAGATTTTCCTTTAAAGGGCGCAATTTATAAAAATTAGAATTAAAAAAACAATCACTTTACGGCGTGAGCTTATCTTGAGGTAGTTTTTCATTTTTTATAACAAAATAAGCGAGATGTTTTAATTTCTGATAACGGTTCAGTGATTGGAGATAATTTTATTGTGTAGTTTTGTTTTTTCTAAATTTAGAATTTCTTAACAGGTCAGGAGAAATAAATTATGTTAGTTTTGTGATTTTATAAGCACTGTTTTTTTATTTTTGAAAAAAATGTTTTTAGATAGAAAACCTACTTTTTTAATGCTATGAAACAAATTTTATTTATTTTTCTGATAGGTTTTTCGACCTGTACGTATGCTCAATTTGAGTCGAGTACAAAGTTCAAAGCGATTCCGCCAGTTAATATAAAACCAAAAGAAAAGAAGCCTACACCTCCAATTGATTCTTCTGTTATTATTCCTCCCAATGTTTATAAAAGCCCAAATGTACAGTCGCCTCCGAATGCTGTTTCGGACTATAAACTAAAAGTTAAGAGTGAGATTTCCATGATTCCAAAGAATGAGTTCATTAATCCTGGGGATGAGGTAAGAGATAGATTGAACAAAAAAACTGACCGTCAGGAAGGAGTTGCGTACCGTCGCAATCAAAGTTTAGGTACTTATAAAACGACTTCTGAATCAGCCAAAGTCATGTATAGGGATGCCCAATATGTAGACGGCGATTTAATTAGGGTGTATTTGAATGGAGAGGTCATTCAATCTTCAGTGTATTTGGATAGTAATTTTAAAGGTTTTGAAATTACTTTGCAAAAAGGTTTTAATAAAATAGATTTTGAAGCATTAAATCAAGGGGATTCTGGCCCCAATACAGCCGAATTCAGAGTTTATGATGATAAAAAAAATCTGGTTTCGGCTAGTGAATGGAATCTTGGTACAGGTTTTAAAGCCACTATTATTCTTGTAAAGGAGTAGTTTTAATTTTTTTTAGAAAAAAAGATTAAAAAGGATCGGCAGTAACTTTAAATTTCATATCCGCTTTTACTGTTGTCTCTTGGGTCAAGGTTTCTTTTGTAATTACCGATGTTCTTATTTTGTAACTCGAAGCCTTAATATATTTGTCTAACTTTTGGGCAGTACAAGTAAGATTGATAGTATTTGTGGTTGAGCTGATATTATCCAGAAAAGCCAATTCGATTTCATCATCGGCAGTTGTAGAAATATACATGTGAACAGATTTTAGAAAACTAAATGTTTTATCAGCAGGACTTGTGATACTCAATTTTAATTCATCCAATTTTACATCTTTTACTAAATCCACATTTGTGTTATTGTTCTTAAATTCTGAAGTAGAATTGGTTGTAACATCTGGCGTTGCCACTTCAAAAGGAGAGTTAAAAGGCAATCCACTATTTATTTTAAATGTAGTTTGATCGGAAATAGTAAAAGTCAATAATTTGTCTACTTCATTGCATGAGACTATCATTAAGGCTAAAAGAACTAGAATTGTAATTTTTTTTGTTTTCATTTAAGGTAAAAGTTTATGATTTGGAGTTTCGTGCAAATGTAATCTAACTAGATATACAATCTCATCATTTAACGGTTTTACCATTTAATTATTATATGAATCGAATTATGTAGGAATGTTATTTCAGTGTCAATGGATGAAAAGTTCTCCAACTATGCCAGTATTCTTGATAGGCTTTTATGGATTTAAGTCCATTAACTAAGGGGTTTGTTGATTTTCCAAGAAATGTATAGCTGTTTTGTCCATCATTTAATAGATTTCCTTCAAGAGTGAATTTTTGATCATTATTATTTCTTTGTAAAACCGTGAAACTTTTTTTGTCATTGGCCAAAACCAATACGATTGGTTTATTGTTGATTACATCATAAACGATTCTTTTCTTTACAAAGTCATTCCAGTCATAGGCTTTACTTTGATTGTCAATGGTAATACCAACAACCCATGACTTGTCTTTCCATGAAAGTGTATCTCTTCTTGTTAGATTTCCTTTTCTTCTTCCGGATTCATAATTACTCAAGCTGTCATACTCTGTTTTGAAATTTTTGTCAACTTGCATGATTAAACTTTTTGGGTTTAAGTCGAGCCATTTGTTTAATGACATTTGATTGCTTTGTAATTCGGGTAAAGATTGTCCTTTTAATGCTCCTGCAATTGCTTCTCCAGTAGCTTGTCTCCACCAACTTTTGGTCGTTTTGTCTTCAAACATAGCATTAAAATGATCCATCCCTACTAATCTAAAAGTTTCTTTTTTACCATTTACTATTGGTTCAAAAACACGGCCAGATCTGCAAACAGTACAATAGGTAACAAGTATCGGATGTTGGGCAATTGTGTCAAACACCTGGTGATGGTATCCTAAAAATTGTATGGGATAAGCTCTGGACTCTCCTTTGTAAGTGATGCCAATAACAATTCGGCTTGTATCCACTTTGCTTTTTGAGGCATCACTCATTTTTAGGTTAGTGGTTTGATGAAACATAGAATCTGCTGCCATGACATAATTTGTAGAATAACCAATCCCAATAGCGATAACTAAAGAGATTAGAGAGAAAATTTTTGATTTTTGAAAAGCGGCTTTAAAGCCAAAAAGGACCATTAGTATAAAAACCAATCTAAAAATCCATCTCCAAGAATACAAAAAATAGGCCAAATCGATACTGTTCATTTCCTGACTTCCAGGCATTGGCATTATAAAATAAACATTTGCAATTTCAAATATCAATAACCCGAGTATACCGAAATAATAGATTTTTTTTGCCATAGCGTGTAGATTTGGTTCTAATTAATAGTAGGTTTTGGTTTTTTATAATTGATTATAAATTGGATATTCTTTGTTTTTTGTTGCTTTTTCTTGAATTAATTTGACTCTTTTGCTTAAAATAAAGAAAAGTTATTCGATAAAAATAAAATAAAAATTTTTCAAAATACAATTTTTCAATTCCGAATATATAAAGTATTTTTGCGCATGCAACACAACGTACTTATTTTAGATTTCGGATCGCAATATACACAGCTTATTGCGCGTAGAGTTCGCGAATTAAATATATTCTGCGAAATTTTTCCTTACAATCATTTTCCAGATGATTTATCAAGTTATAAAGCCGTAATTCTTGGAGGAAGCCCTTTTTCTGTTAGAGGAGAAGATGCACCGCATCCAGATTTATCACAAATTAGAGGTAAGCTTCCTATGCTGGCCGTTTGTTACGGAGCGCAATATTTAGCCCATTTTAGTGGAGGAGAAGTTGCTGCTTCAAACACCAGAGAATACGGAAGAGCGAATTTATCCTATATTAAAGAAGGCGAAACTTTCTTTGACGGCGTTTCTGAAAACAGCCAGGTTTGGATGAGCCATAGCGACAGTATTAAAGCATTGCCTGCAAATGGCGTAAAGTTGGCGAGTACCCACGATGTGGAATATGCCGCTTACAAAATCGAAGGAGAAACTACTTATGCCATTCAATACCATCCTGAGGTTTTTCATTCTACTGACGGTTCAAAAATGTTAGAGAATTTCTTGGTAAAAATTGCCGAGGTTCCTCAAAATTTCACTCCAAATGCTTTCGTTGAAGAAATTGTAGCCGAAATGAAAGAAAAAATCGGAAACGACAAAGTTGTTTTAGGTCTTTCTGGAGGTGTAGATTCAACTGTAGCTGCGGTTTTATTAAATAAAGCAATTGGGAAAAATCTGTATTGTATTTTTGTAAACAATGGATTGCTTCGTAAAAATGAATTCCAAAGTGTTTTAGATCAATACGAAGGAATGGGATTGAACGTAAAAGGAGTAGATGCTTCCCAACGTTTTTATGATGCTTTAGCAGGAGTTACTGATCCAGAATTAAAAAGAAAAGCAATCGGAAATGCGTTTATCGAAGTTTTTGATGCAGAATCACATCTTATCGAAGATGTTACTTGGTTAGCCCAAGGAACGATATATCCTGACGTTATCGAATCGGTTTCGGTAAAAGGACCATCAGCAACTATCAAATCACACCATAATGTGGGTGGTTTACCAGATTATATGAAACTTAAAATTGTTGAACCTTTGCGTATGCTTTTCAAAGATGAAGTACGTAGAGTAGGAGCAACTTTAGGAATTGATCCAGAATTATTAGGAAGACACCCTTTTCCAGGACCTGGATTGTCTATTCGTATTTTAGGAGACATTACTTTAGAGAAAGTACAAATCTTGCAAGATGTAGATAAAGTCTTTATTGACGGATTGAAATCTTGGGGATTATATGATAAAGTATGGCAGGCAGGAGCTATTTTATTGCCAGTAAATAGCGTTGGAGTAATGGGCGATGAGCGTACTTACGAAAAAGTGGTTGCCTTGAGAGCTGTTGAATCAACAGACGGAATGACTGCGGATTGGGTACATTTGCCTTATGAATTCTTGATGAAAGTGTCGAATGATATCATCAATAAAGTAAAAGGAGTGAATCGTGTAGTTTACGATATAAGTTCAAAACCACCAGCAACAATTGAGTGGGAATAATATAATTTTTTTAACATTAAGTCGTTACATTTGTAACGACTTAATTTTTAAAATTATATTTATGAAAGGACTTTTAAGAGTTTTATTATTTATCGGTTTTGTTTCTAATGTCTCTTTTGGACAGCAATCTGTAGCAAAACACACAGTTTTAAAAGGCGAAACAATCCCCCAAATCGCTCAAAACTATAACACTACTCCTTCTGAAATTTATAGACTTAATCCAGAAGCCCAAAACGGAATCGCAGAAAACCAAATGCTTAACGTTCCAGAATTACTTCCTCAATCCAAAAATACAATTACTCATACTGTTGCCCCAAAAGAAACATTGTTTGGGCTAGCGACAAAATATAATATCAAAGTCGAAGCCATTCAAAGTGCAAATACTGTTGCTTTGGCTAATGGATTGCAAGTAGGACAACAATTAGTTATTCCACAAGAAAATACTCAGAAAACAGAAACAGTTATTGCAAAAAATACTCATTTGGTTCAGCCTAAAGAGTCATTATTCAGCATTGCCAGACTTTATAATGTATCTGTTGAAGATTTAGATAAAGCGAATTCGGCTATTTTAAAAGACGGATTGCAAGTAGGGCAAGAAATTAAAATTCCAAACAAAAAGAAAACTCTTGATGGTAGAGTGAGAGTTATCAATGCCGAAACTGTTTTTTATGTGGTAAAAGCCAAAGAAACCAAGTATTCTATAGCAAAACAATTCGGAATAACTGTAGAACAATTGGAATCTCAAAATCCTGAAATTGTAAACGGATTAACTGAAGGAAATAAATTGGCTATCAATGTAAAAGAAGTGAAGCCAACCAATGAAAATGAAGAATTGATGCTTGCTTTGGCAGAAAAACAAGTTGTGGTAGAAAAATCCAAGGCTAATGCCAAAGAAATTAATAGCCTTAAAGAAAAACTAGTATTACAAGAAGAAATTAATCAAAAGGTGATTAATGTAAATGGTCTTTTGGTGAATCTAAAAGAGATTGAAAATACCAAAGAAGGTTCGGCCGAAAAACTTAAATTGGTTTTGGAGGCCAATAAAAATATTCAGGAAATTCTTTTGGTCAAATTGGATTCATTAGTGAAAACAATGGGTAAAGATTTGAATGAATTGAAAAAAACAGAATTGGTCGATCTTGACGAATCCATTCGTTTGCAAAAAATATCCAATGAGAATATCCAAAAGACGAATGAATTGTCACAACAGCTTAAAAAGCAATTGGCAGAGAACAGAAAAGTATATTCTGGTTTGATGGACAAAGCAGAGCGAATTGTTGTAGAAGAGAATCAAGAATACAAGAAAAGTATCAGAGAAAACAGTAAAACAAAGGTTGATCAGAAAACTGTGAAATTTACTCCGGTGGATTTGAAAAACATGGAAATGGAGCAAAAAACTCGTGATTTGAATAACATGAAGTTGATAACAAAACTGGATTCCTTAAATAATGAGAGTAAGTCAGAATTGAAATTACATATCAGTAAGGCTGCTTTTTATAGTAAACAAGCTCGATTGTTTGATGATAATTTGGCTAAATTAAAAAATCAAAGTTATCAGAATAAAGCATACGAATCTCAAACTAAAGCTAAAACAGCTGTGGTGTCTAAATCGCTTACTTTGGATCAAATTAAAAAAGAGTTGGCTAAGCAACCAGCTAAGGTTAAAGCAATTAAAATTGAAAAAATTGAAGGTGTAAAGGATTTGAAATCTGGATATTATGTTGTGTTGGGGAATTTTCATGTAGCTAGTGAAAGAGATGCTTTTATTCGAAAATTAACCGATTCAGGTTCTTTGGATGCTAATTTTTTCTATAATATTAATATACTTTCGTATTATGTTTATTCTAAGACCTTTGCTACAAAAGAAGAGGCGCAATATGAGTTTGTTCAAAAACAAGGAAAACCGCTTTTTGAAAAAATGTTTATTGCTAATATAATTTCCGAGAATACAATTAAGGAATAAATTAACAACGATAGAAGGAATATTTGCCATAAACACAGTATTTTTACTGAATTAAAAACACACATGAACCACGCTAATATGAACTATTTTTCAGTAGTATTTTGTACTATTTTATTTTCTGTTACTTCAAGTTTTTCGCAAGAAAAAGTAGAGAAATATGTTGTTGGTAAAGGAGAAACGATTGCCCAAATAGCCCAAAAGTTTAAAACAACTCCCTACGAAATTTACAAACTCAATCCAGATGCACAAAACGGACTGAAACCTAATAGCATATTGCTGATTCCAAAAAATAATGGAAAAAGCAGCCTGACTTCGACAAAAACGGTAACGCAACAGCCAAAAACGCATGTAGTGATTGCCAAGGAAACTTTATTTGGAATTGAAAGCAAATACGATGTAACCGACGAAGCTTTGAAAAAAGCCAATCCAGATCTTGAGAAATATGGTTTGCAGATAGGTCAAGTTTTGAATATTCCTTCAAAAAATAATTCAAAAACTCCTGTAGTGGCAAAGAATGTAGCAATTTATCATACAGTACAGCCAAAAGAAACCAAGTATTCGATTGCCAAACAATATGACATTACTATTGAAGAATTGGAACGAAAAAATCCTGAGATTGTAGCCAATTTAACTATTGGGTATGAGTTGTTGATAAAAGGAAACGGAAGTAAAACAGCAGCCAAAGTTGTTCCTGCCGAAACAAAAGTTGTAAGTGAAAAGCATATTGCTGTTAGTGTTCCTGAACCAGTAAACTATATTGATTATACAGTCAAACCAAAAGAAACATTTTATAGCTTATCTAAAGTATTCGGATTGACACAGCAACAATTAATAGAATTGAATCCAGCTTTATCAGCAGGCGTTCAAGAAGGAATGGTTTTGAAAGTACCATCGAAATCAAATCAAATTGCGGTAAATTCTGCCAAACAAAAAGTTGTTTTGACAAAAAAAAATAGTCAGGACAAAAAGACTTTGGTGTTGCTGTTTCCTTTTAATATTGCCAAAAATGGGGGAGACACTATCACTTCAACCGTTAATCGACTGAACAATGATAAATTTCTGAATATGACTTTGGATTTTTATTCGGGTGCATTGATGGCGATAGATTCTGCTAAACAAGTGGGGATTTCTATGGATGTAAAAATTTTTGATTCCAATGAAACCAAAACGACTTCAAACGTTAGTTCTGTTTTTAGTGATAACAATCTTACCAATGCTGATGCGGTAGTGGGGCCATTTTATCAAAGCAATGTCGAAAGA carries:
- a CDS encoding LysM peptidoglycan-binding domain-containing protein, coding for MNHANMNYFSVVFCTILFSVTSSFSQEKVEKYVVGKGETIAQIAQKFKTTPYEIYKLNPDAQNGLKPNSILLIPKNNGKSSLTSTKTVTQQPKTHVVIAKETLFGIESKYDVTDEALKKANPDLEKYGLQIGQVLNIPSKNNSKTPVVAKNVAIYHTVQPKETKYSIAKQYDITIEELERKNPEIVANLTIGYELLIKGNGSKTAAKVVPAETKVVSEKHIAVSVPEPVNYIDYTVKPKETFYSLSKVFGLTQQQLIELNPALSAGVQEGMVLKVPSKSNQIAVNSAKQKVVLTKKNSQDKKTLVLLFPFNIAKNGGDTITSTVNRLNNDKFLNMTLDFYSGALMAIDSAKQVGISMDVKIFDSNETKTTSNVSSVFSDNNLTNADAVVGPFYQSNVERTASLLTQNNVPVISPLSKDAGNPMPNLYQSIVSTSVMKSAMFDFLTAKQGNVIAVIDKKKETIRKYILENQKEIKIAPLTATGGLDVENFKRLLVRDKMNYVILETGNTGMIKYTMNAMLGVMANYQVQLVILEPNETLDTDEISFENLTKLHLMYPSATRENNTPEAQLFMQSYRKKNKVNPSTYAIRGFDITFDTMMRLSQDKTYQETAETMITEQVENKFDYHKNEEGGYANKGVYILYYDTDLTIKEAK